GAAATCGTCGCCCAGCCGGAAGACGACCTCAAGTTCCGGCACGACGCCTACCGTCGCGCCAATGCGCTGCTCACCGAGATGTTCAACGAGGACCGCCAGCGACCGATTGACAGCTGGCCTGAACATCACCGAAACGAGACGGAAAAAAGCGACGGCTAGGGGCTGGTGCGGCCTGTCTGAAACATCTGTGGCGAGGGGATTTATCCCCGCTGGGCTGCGAAGCAGCCCTAAATAAGTGAACCTATCTTCCAGGCACACCGAGTTACATGGTTTGGGGGCCGCTGCGCAGCCCAGCGGGGATAAATCCCCTCGCCACGGGTGTCAACTTTGCGAGCGCAATCGGCGCCGGCGCGCGTCTTCAGTGAACCAACCCGTCCAACTCGGCCAGCATCTGCGCCGGGATCTTCAGTTCGCTCGCCGAGAGGTTTTCCCGCAGATGCGCCACGGATGACGTACCGGGAATCAGCAGGATGTTCGGCGCACGTTGCAGCAACCACGCCAGCGCGACGCACAACGGTGACGCCTCCAGGCGCGCCGCTACGCTCGACAGGGTTTGCGACTGCAGCGGCGTAAACCCACCCAATGGGAAAAACGGCACGTAGGCGATGCCTTGCTTGCCCAACTCGGCGATCAGTTGTTCGTCGTCACGATGGGTCAGGTTGTAGTGGTTCTGCACACAGGCCACCTTCGCGATGCCCTGGGCCTGCTTGACCTGGGACGCCGTGACGTTGCTCAGGCCCAGATGCCGGATCAAGCCCTGGCGCTGCAATTCGGCCAGTGCCGAGAATTGTTCCTCGATGTCGTCATCGGCGGGTGCATGCAGATTGCCCCAGGCGCGCAGGTTGACCACTTCCAACACATCCACGCCGAGGTTGCGTAAGTTGTCATGGACGGCGCGGGTCAACTCGGCCGGGCTGTGGGCCGGGTTCCACGACGCATCTGCACCGCGCACGGCGCCAACCTTGGTCACGATGACCAGATTCTCGGCGTAAGGGTGCAACGCTTCACGAATCAACCGGTTAGTGACATGGGGCCCGTAGAAGTCGGCGGTGTCGATATGGTTGACGCCCGCCGCCACCGCTTCGCGCAGCACGGCGATGGCCGCTGCCGGATCCTTGGGCGGCCCGAAGACCTGGGGCCCCGCCAGTTGCATCGCGCCATAGCCCATGCGCTTGACCGCACGATCGCCCAGTTGAAAAGTCCCTGCGGTGTCTGCCCTGCTCATCTCGTACCCCTTGGATTAAATGTGCCTGGGCCGACTATAGGCGTTGACCACTCCACTGATAATCGGGTGCAATCCGAACGGGTTGTACGGCGGAGAGAACAATGGCGACGGATATCCAGGACTTGCTGTCCTTTGTGGCGGTGGTAAATGCGGGTGGGTTTCGTGAAGGCGCGCGGCTCAGCGGCAAATCCGCGTCCAGCCTCAGCGATGCTGTACGCCGCATCGAAAGCCGCCTTGGCGTGCGCCTGCTCAACCGCACCACCCGCAGCGTGGTGCCGACCGAGGCCGGGGCGCGGTTGATGGAACGCATCGTGCCGGCCCTGGGCGAAGTCGAATCGGCGCTGGACGTGGTCAACGATTTTCGCGACCGCCCCTCAGGCACCCTCAGGCTGAACGTGCCGGTCAGCGCCGCCCGGCTGGTGCTGCCCGCGATCATCGCGCCGTTCTTGAAAAGCTACCCCGACATCAGACTGGAAGTGGTCACCGAGGAGAGTTTCGTCGACATGCTCGCGGCCGGGTGTGACGCCGGCATTCGCTACGACGAACGCCTTGAGCAGGACATGATCGCCATCCCCATCGGCCCGCGCTTGCAGCGCTTCGCCACCGCCGCCTCGCCGGCATACCTCGACGCCCGGGGCCGGCCCGAGCACCCGCGGGATCTGCTTCGGCACGCGTGCCTGGCCGGCAAGTTTCCCAGCGGGGCCATGCCGCTCTGGGAGTATGAACGTGACGGGGAAACCATCAGCGTCGAGCCGAACGGCCCGTTGATCGTGCGCATCGGCGGCGCCATGGACCTGGCGGTACAAGCGGCCATCGACGGCCTGGGTGTTGTCCATTTGTTCGAGGATTGGCTGCGGCCGTACCTCGACAGCGGCGAACTCGAGCCGGTACTTGAACCATGGTGGCAGCGCTTTACCGGACCGTTCCTCTACTATCCCGGCCGCCGCTACCTGCCCTCGCCGCTACGGGCATTCGTGGACTTTATCAATCAGAACCGGGACGAAACGAACAACACCGTCCACTGTGGGAGCGAGCTTGCTCGCGATGGCGGCAGTACATTCAACATCTCTGCAAGCTGAACCACCGCTATCGCGAGCAAGCTCGCTCCCACAAAGGTTCTGCGCCGTGCCCGCGTCCAACAAACAACACTGCTCACTGTGGGAGCGAGCCTGCTCGCGAAGACGGTGGTTGATTCCCCCCACTGCCCGCTCGTCTCCCCGTCGCAAGGATTTTCGAACCAAGCATATCGCCACGGCTCGGACCTACATAACACCGCCGCAAGCCACCGTGCTGCGCTTCGACAAGCACGGTTTCGACGGCGGGATCATCAAGGTTCCTTTGCGCTTCGCTGCCGGGAGTTTTCGCTATGTGTGACGGTCTTGTTCAACACGTTTCTTCCAAGGACTCCCTGGCATATTTCGACCAGCGAGACACCTCCGGCGGTCATTTCGGGACAAGCCTGACGCCCGTGGAATTGTGCGTGGCCACGCCGCCGAAGACGCAGCCGCGACACGGCATGATCGAGCCAAACATGCAGGTCAGCGCCATCCGCCGTCGTGGTGGGCGCCTGGAGTGCATCAAGGTTCGCTGGGGCTGGTCGCCCATCTGGTCGGTGGGAACAATGCCTCCGCTGACGCACCTGCCGTTGCACCTGGTGATGCGCTCCAAGGTGTTCGACCAGATCAAGCGCGAGGGCCGCGTGCTGGTGGCGGTGGACGGCTGGTATGAATCGCCGGAACCGACCGCGCCTCACCCGGCACAGCGTCCTGCCTACGTGACCTCCCGGCAATCGACTCCGATCTTCATTGCCGCCCTGGCCCAGGCCTGCGAAAACCCCTTGGGCTGCGACGGCCTGGCCCTGGTGACCTATGGCGACATCGCCAGCCAGCAGCAGCGCCTGTTGGCGTTCAACGCAGAAGACGCTCTCGAATGGCTGGCGCCTGACCTGGGTTGGGAGCAGGCGCAGCAACTGATCGAGCGCATGAATGCCACGCCGCCGCACCTTGAATCGGGGGTGACCGTTCAACGCCCGGCCCAGGGCGGCCTTTGATCTGGAAGATGAAACCATGTACGTAATCATGGGTGCCACGGGCCACGTTGGATCGGCCACGGCCCGAGCCTTACTGGCGCCAGGGCATGCAGTGATTGTCATGACCCGCAACGCCAGCCACGCCACGGAATGGCACGCCAGGGGCGCTCAGATCGTCGAAGCGCATGCTGAAAACGTCGAGTCACTGCGCGCCGCCTTTCAACTTGGGCGCAGGGCGTTCATTCTCAACCCGTCGGCGGCCCCCAGTACCGATACCGATGTGGTGGAACGAGGTACCGTCGCCAATATCCTGTCCGCCCTTGATGGCTCGGGGCTTGAGAAAATCGTGGTGCAATCCACCGCTGGCGCCCAGCCCGGCGAACGTATCGGCGATCTCAGCGTCTTGTGGGAACTGGAAGAAGGCTTGCGCAACCAGCCTATCCCGGCGGCGATCAATCGCGGCGCCTATTACATGAGCAACTGGGACAGCCTGCTCGACACCGTCCGAGATACCGGCAAGCTCCCCACGCTATTTCCCGCCGACCTGGCCTTTCCCATGGTGGCGCCTCGGGACCTGGGCGAAGTGGCGGCCGCACGGATGCTATCGTCGATTGACGACGTTGGCGTGCGTCACGTGCAAGGACCTCGCCTGTATTCGCCCAACGACGTGGCGCAGGCTTTTTCCAAGGCCCTCGGCCGGCCGGTCGAGGTCCAGGTGATACCCAGGGACCAATGGGAAAGCGCCTTCCAGCGCCTCGGTTTCAGTCTCGCCGCGGCGCAATCCTATGCGCGCATGAGCGCCGTCAGCCTCGACAGCGGCTTCGATGTGGGCGATGACGCGGCCCTGCACGGCATCACGACGCTGGAGGTCTACATTGAGGCGCTGGTGCAGCGCAGCGGCCTGGGAGCACTGGGATAACGGAATGCAGGAACGTTGCAGCAATGGGCGCTAAACTGCCGCGGTCCTTTTTTCCAGCATGAGGTTTTGCATGAGCAACCCAGACATCACCTTCACCCCCGACCCGGATACAGACTCCATCTCCTCCGACGTCGCCGGCTTCGGCGGCCTGCTGGTTTCCACGCAAATCCCGACCCGCGCCGACGGCAGCCTGGAACTGGGCGACATCACGGCGCAAAGCGAGTGCACGTTGCAGGCGCTCAAGATTGCACTGGAACGTGCCGGCAGTTCCATGGACCGCGTGCTGCACCTGACCATCTACCTCACCGACATGGCTGACCGCGCAGCCTTCAACGAAGTCTACAAACGCTTCTTCGCCAAGCCCTGGCCCGTACGCGCGGCTGTCGGCGTGGCGGCGCTGGCGGTCGAGGGGATGCGGGTGGAAGTGACGGCGATGGCGGCGAAGGGCTGAACCGCACACCTCAGACAAGCGAGATGCTCTTGTGGCGAGGGGATTTATCCCCGCTGGGTGGCGAAGCCGCCCCAAAGAGGTGGATGGAGATAAGCCTGACACACCGAGGTGACTGCTATTGGGACTGCTGCGCAGTCCAGCGGGGCGGTGCGACGTTTCGCTAAATCCCCTCGCCACGGGTTCTGTGTTTACTCATCTTTTCAGCCTACAGAGGGCTGTGTTTATTCGGTTGTAGGATCCTTCGCGTTCGGGCTACGTCGTCTTGCGCCGTTACCTACAACTACGCCAGAATCCGCCGGCTTGCGCGCCTTGGGGCCGGGCTTTACTGTTGCTCGGTCGCTGAAAATCAGCGATCGGGTTTGGTAGCCCGGCTTCTACATGACGCACAGCTTCACTGTTTCAGTTGCCCTTGCGCATCTGTATCAATGGTGGCCATGCGTAGGGCGTCTTCGGGCGCGCCGGTGTTCATGTGGACCGGTCTACCAACCTTCGTATGGCCGCCACCCTTCGTTTGGTAGCGAGGGTGAAGGCTCCTCTGAATTCCACATGAGACCTTCATTATGTTCAAAGTAACCCCGAATCCTCCCGACACCGATCCAGCCGACGCGAAGGCATTCGACGAAGCCGCCGACCGCGCCCTCGATTACTACCTCAAGCCTAAACCCAGCAAACCAACACCCGACCCCAGTCAACTGTTCACCGTGATCAATGGCGTGGGCACCGAAGCCCTGCTCGCCAACCTCAGCGAAACCCTCGCCTCGGCCAACGCCATGATCAATGACCTGGCGTTCGACCTGGACGGCTCGCGACGACACGTTGCCCTGGGCATCCTGCAGTTGATCGAAATGGGCGCAATGCTGGCGAATCGCGCCCTGGACAACGTCGAAGCGCGCTAGCCGCCGCTGCACATCCCCTTTGTGGCGAGGGGATTCATCCCCGCTGGACTGCGCAGCAGTCCCAAGTTTTTTGCCAATGCATAAATTTTGGGGCGGCTTCGCCACCCAGCGGGGATAAATCCCCTCGCCACAAAGGGAGTTGCGTGCAATCCAGGGACAAATCCCCGCCTATACTTCTCTGCCAATCCCCCCGGGGCCTGCACTTCCAACAATAAAAAGCAGAGGTGGAACATGGTCTGGCAACAAGTCTACGATCCCTTCGGTAATGCGGTGCTGTCGACGTTCCTGGCGGCGGTTCCGGTGGTAGTGATGCTGGCGTCCCTGGCGTTCTTTCATGTCAAGGCGCACCTCGCGGCGCTGTACGCCCTGGCCTCGGCGTTGCTCATCGCGATTTTTGCCTTCGGCATGCCGGCCAACATGGCCGGTTCGGCGGCGCTTTACGGCGCGGCCAACGGGCTGCTGCCCATCGGCTGGATCGTGCTCAACATCATCTTCCTGCACCGGCTGACCACCGAGAACGGTTCGTTCAAGGTCCTGCAGGATTCCCTGGCGCGCATCACCGATGACCGCCGCTTGCAGTTGCTGTTGATCGCCTTTTGTTTTGGCGCGTTCTTCGAAGGCGCGGCGGGTTTCGGCACGCCGGTGGCGGTGACTGGCGCGATCCTGATCGGGCTGGGCTTTTCGCCGCTGGCCGCCTCTGGCCTGGCGTTGATCGCCAACACCGCCCCCGTGGCGTTCGGCGCCCTGGGCACGCCGATCATCACGCTGGCAAAAGTCACCGGACTGGATGAGATGGAGCTGTCGATGATGGTCGGTCGGCAACTGCCGTTCTTCTCGGTGATCGTGCCGTTCTGGCTGATCTGGGCGTTCGCCGGCTGGCGCAAGATGCTGGAGATCTGGCCGGCGATCCTGGTGGCCGGCGTCAGCTTCGCCATCCCGCAGTTTCTGGTGTCGAACTTCCACGGGCCGATGCTGGTGGACGTGATCGCCGCGCTCATTTCGATGGCCTGCCTCGCGGGTTTCCTGAAGGTGTGGAAACCGGCCACGGTGCACACTTCGGCGGCGCTGACGGGGCGGCACGATGACTCGAAGATCGACGCCAGCGAGCAACAGACGCCGGTGGCCAGCGCCGCGTTTTCCAATGACGCTCGACCCGCGGTGCTGCGCGCCTGGATGCCGTGGATCATCCTCACCGTATTCGTGTTCGCCTGGGGCACCCAGGGCTTCAAGAACATTTTCGACACCCGCCCGGCCATCGATCCGCAGACCCAATCGGTCAAGCTCGATCCACAAGGCAAGCCAATGCGCGAGGCGAATCCGATCTTCTCGCCGTTGCTGACCTTCGGCACCATCCATCAACAGATCGAAAAAGTCCCGCCGGTGGTGCCCCAGCCCAAAACCGAGGAAGCGGTCTACAAGTTCAACTGGTTCACCGCCACCGGCAGCGGCATCTTCCTGGCGGCGATCGTGGGGGGCTTGTTGATGGGCTATTCCATCCCGCAACTGGCGCGCCAATACCTTCGAACGCTGTGGGTGGTGCGCTATTCGCTGATCACCATCGTGGCGATGCTGGCGCTGGGTTTCCTCACGCGTTATTCGGGCCTGGACGCCACCATGGGCCTGGCGTTCGCCGCGACGGGCATTTTCTACCCGATGTTCGGCACGCTGCTGGGCTGGCTCGGCGTGGCACTGACCGGTTCGGACACGGCTTCCAACGTGCTGTTTGGCGGATTGCAGCGGGTCACGGCGGAACAACTGGGAATCAGCCCGGTGTTGATGGCTGCCGCGAACAGTTCAGGCGGGGTGATGGGCAAGATGGTCGACGCCCAGTCGATCGTGGTCGCTTCCACCGCAACCCGTTGGTACGGCCACGAAGGGGAAATCCTGCGCTATGTGTTTTTCCACTCGGTGGTGCTGGCGATCCTGGTGGGCGGGCTGGTGACGTTGCAGGCGTATGTAGCGCCGTTCAGTCACATGGTGGTGGGAGGACGTTGAATGGAGAAAGGCTCTTGTGGCGAGGGAGCAAGCTCCCTCGCCACGGGTAAGCGGACTTACCTGGTCGGTATTACTGAACGTTCTTCAGCTTGACCACATCACCGGACACCGAGGTGGTGTAGCCGGTCAGGACCCAGGCCCAGAACCAGTTTTCCTGGACTTGGGTGTTGATCATGGCGTCGCCGCCCTTGGCCTGGATCGCCGCGGTCTGGGCACGGACGAAACGGTTGTTCTGGCGGATCGGGATCACGCCGAACAGCAGCAGGCCGGTGGCCTTGGCTTCGCTGTGACCGACGACGGTGTATTGGCTGCTGTCGTACTGCTGGGTCTTCATCGGGGTGCCGGTGCAACCCGCCAGGACCAGGCCGAACAGTGCGCCGGCGACAACTTTGCTGATGTGGTTCATTTGAGGCTCCATGGATAAACGCCCGGGATCCATCTCTCGGGCGGCGCGTACTCTAACCGATCAGCAATAAAATGACACAACATCCTCTGCCCATTTCAGGGCTCGAAAGGCCCATGGCAGAGCCATTCGTCAGGTGCGCCTCCAGCGAAACAGACTCGCGTCGATAGCATGAAAACTACGCCACGGAAGGCAGTTTCTTGTCTTGACGACCGCCAGGTAACGGCCGGTCCCGTTGGAGGGTTTCATCATGATCGACGTAACAGTCTGGAGCGTTACCCTGCCGGTGCAAACGCCCGCGCAGGTCGTGGCGACCAAAGCCATGCCGAGTTTGAAAAACAAGTATTTCGACAATAACGGCCAGCGGATCGTCTTCTGGGCGCCCGTCACCGGCTCCCATACCGGTAACAGCAAATTCCCGCGTTCCGAACTGCGGGAAACCAGCAAGGATGGGAAGCATCGCAATTGGCGCTACAACAGCGGCACCAACACACTCAAGGGCGAACTGTCGGTCAACCAGGTGCCGTCGGAAGGCCGTGTGGTGGTGGCGCAGATTCACGCCAAGAATGCCCCGACGCCGTTGTTGAAACTGGTTTACCGCTACGAAAAGGGCACCGGCAACATTGACGTGGAATACCGGGTCAAGCCCAACGACAAAAAGAGCCCGGTGATCTACACCGTGCCCAAGGTGCCGTTGAACAAATCCTTCTCCTACACGTTGCAAATGGACAAGCAAGGCCAGCTCACGATGCTGATCGGCAGCAGCGGCAAACAGGTGAAGCTGGACAAGTCCTGGTACGGCTACGACTTCTATTTCAAGGCCGGCGTCTACACGCTGGACAACAAGGGTTATTCCAACGAAGGCGGGAAAGTGACCTACACCAAGCTGAGCGCCAGTCACAAGTGACTGACGCTCTTCCCACATTTACGCCTTGGACGGTGCCACGGCCGCTTGACGACCACTGAAGGTCAACAGGAAACCCACGAACACCACCAGCGCAAAACCGGCCGGGAACAGCCAGATGCTTTTCCAATCATGGCCGCCTTCCACCACGAAATGATCGGTCACCTGCCCCGCCACCCAGAAACCGATCAACATCCCCACGCCATAAGTCGCCAGGGTGATCAAGCCCTGGGCTGAGCTGCGCAGGTGTTTCGGCGCCTTGGCGTCGGTGTAGACCTGCCCCGAGACAAAAAAGAAGTCGTAGCAGATGCCGTGCAGGGCGATGCCGATGAACAACATGAACGCCAGCTCGCCGTTGTCGCCGTAGGCAAACAGCACGTAGCGCAACGCCCACGCCAACATCCCCACCAGTAGCGCCAACTTGATGCCGAAGCGCTGGATGAACAGCGGCAACAGCAACATGAACAGCACCTCGGACACCTGCCCGATGGCCATTTTCGCCGTCGGGTTGGTCATGCCGGTTTCGGCCAGGAAGGGATTGGCGTTCTGGTAATAAAACGCCAGGGGGATGCAGATCAGTATCGAGGCGATGAAGAACACCAGGTAGCTGCGATCCTTGAGCAGGCCCAACGCATCGAGCCCCAGGGATTGCTTGATGCCGCTCGCACTCGCCTGCTCCTTGAGCGGTGCCGTGGCGGGGAGCGTGAAACTGTAGAGCCCGAGGACCAGCGAGGCGATGGCCGCCATCAGGAAGGTGTTGCGCAAGCCACCGGATGTAATCGCCTCGCGCGAATCCCAGGCGAACACGAAGCTGATCACCACGCCCGCGGCGATCCAGCCAAGGGTGCCCCAGACCCGAATGCGTGAGAACTCCAGCGCCGGGTCGCGCATTTGCCGGAAGGCCACGGAATTGACCAGGGCCAGCGTCGGCATGTAGATCACCATGTAGGCCAGCACGAAGGGGTAGAACGCGCCGAAATCCACCGCCGAATAAAGCTGATACAGCAACACCGCGCCCACCAGGTGCAACACCGCCAGGATGCGCTCGGCGTTGAAGTAGCGGTCGGCGATCAGGCCGATCACGAACGGCGCGATGATCGCCCCCCAGGACTGGGTGGCGAAGGCCATGCCGACCTGCCCGCCACTGGCTTGCAGCGTGCTGGACAGGAACGTGCCGAGGGTGACGAACCAGCCACCCCAGATAAAGAACTGCAGGAACATCATCACGCTGAGGCGTGCGTTTATCGTGGTCATGGCTGTCACCGTCTTGTTGTTCTTGTGAAATTTGAAGCCTCGTTTAGAGCACTTTGTGGCGAGGGGATTTATCCCCGCTCGGTTGCGAAGCGACCGCAAAAATTTGGGGGGCGGCTGCGCAGCCCAGCGGGGCGGTGCGACGTTTCGCTAAATCCCCTCGCCACAAGGGTTACGTCATCGCATTGGGGGCAACCCCAACAACCGCCGGTTGGATGCCTCATCCGCCGTGACTCCGGCAAAATCATCGAACGCCTTGGCCGTCTTGTTGATCATGTGCCGCTGGATGAACGCCGCGCCCTCGGCCGCGCCCTGTTGCGAATCCTTCAGGCAGCACTCCCACTCCAGCACTGCCCAGCCATCAAAGCCGTATTGGGTCAGCTTGCTGAAAATCGCCTTGAAATCGATCTGCCCATCGCCGAGGGAACGGAACCGGCCCGGGCGATCCACCCAGCCCTGGTAGCCGCCATAGACACCGGAGCGGGCGTCGGGGCGAAACTCGGCGTCCTTGACGTGGAACATGCGGATGCGCGCGTGGTAGCGGTCGATGAAGCCCAGGTAATCCATCTGTTGCAGCAACAAGTGGCTGGGATCGTAGAGAATCGCGGCCCGTGGATGATGGTCGACCGCCTCGAGGAAGCGCTCGAACGAGGCGCCGTCGTGCAGGTCTTCGCCTGGGTGGATTTCGTAGCACAGGTCCACGCCCGCCGCATCGAAGCAATCGAGGATCGGCCGCCAGCGCCGGGCCAGTTCGGCAAAGCCTTGCTCGACCAGGCCCGAGGGGCGCTGCGGCCACGGGTAGATGTACGGCCACAGCAACGCACCGGAAAACGTCGCGTGGGCCTTGAGGCCCAGGCGCTGGCTGGCGCGGGCGGCCAGCTTCAGTTGCTCGATGGCCCACTCGGTACGCGCCTGGGGCTGGCCGCGCAGGTGGGCCGGGGCGAAGTCGTCAAACAACGCATCGAACGCCGGATGCACCGCCACCAATTGGCCTTGCAAGTGCGTCGACAATTCGCTGATCTCCACGCCGGCCGCGGTGCACGTGGCCTTGAGTTCGTCGCAATAGGCCTGGCTCTCGGCGGCCCGGGCCAGGTCGATGTAACGCGTGCCCAGGGTCGGCACCTGGATGGCTTTGTAGCCCTGCGAAGCGGCCCAGCGGGCGATGTTCGCCAAGCTGTCGAACGGCGCTTCATCGGACATGAACTGCGCCAGGAAAATCGCCGGCCCACGCAGGCCGCTCGGTGTCTGGTCGTGAGTCTTCACAGCTGCGATTCTCCGGTTTCCAGCGTGGTCCACTTTGCCTCGCCACGGTGATTGATGATGGCGGCCTCGATAAACGCCATGCCGCGCAAGCCGGTTTCGATGCCAGGTACGCCCGGCACATCAGGGCCTTCGACCTGGGCACGAATGGCCTGGGCGAAATCGCCGTAGAGGTTGGCCATCGCCTCCAGATAACCCTCCGGATGCCCCGCCGGCAGACGCATCCGCCGAGTCGCCGCTTCACACAGCCAAGGCTGGCCGACACCACTGCGCAGGACGCGCAGCGGTTGGTCGACGGCGCGATGGATCAGGCTCGCCGGTTCTTCCTGGCGCCACTCCAGCGCGCCTTTGTCGCCATAGACGCGGATCTTCAGCGGGTTCTCTTCACCGGTGCAGACCTGGCTGGCGAGCAACATGCCGCTGGCGCCGCCCTCCATCTTGAATAGCATCGCGGCGTCATCGTCCAACTGCCGGCCCGGAACATGGCTGCCCAACGCGGCGCATAGCTGCTGGATCGGTTGGTCCGCGACGAACTCGGCCAGGGAAAACGCGTGGGTGCCAATGTCGCCGATGCAACCACCCAAGCCAGACCGGGCCGGATCATCACGCCATTCGGCCTGCTTGTTGCCTTGGGCGGCGAGGTCCTGGCTGAGCCAGCCCTGGGGGTATTCGACGAACACTTTGCGCACCTGGCCGATCACGCCCGAACGCACCATTTCCCGGGCCTGCCAGACCATGGGATAGCCCAGGTAAGTGTGGGCCAGGCCGTAGAGGCAGCGACTGTCTTGCAGCACGTCCCTCAAGGCCAGCAACTCCTTGAGATTCAGCGCGGCGGGCTTCTCGCTGAATACGTGGAAGCCGGCCTTCAACGCCTGGCTGGCAATCGGCGCGTGGAGGTGATTGGGCGTGACGATCACCAGCAATTCC
This genomic interval from Pseudomonas alvandae contains the following:
- a CDS encoding aldo/keto reductase family oxidoreductase, with the protein product MSRADTAGTFQLGDRAVKRMGYGAMQLAGPQVFGPPKDPAAAIAVLREAVAAGVNHIDTADFYGPHVTNRLIREALHPYAENLVIVTKVGAVRGADASWNPAHSPAELTRAVHDNLRNLGVDVLEVVNLRAWGNLHAPADDDIEEQFSALAELQRQGLIRHLGLSNVTASQVKQAQGIAKVACVQNHYNLTHRDDEQLIAELGKQGIAYVPFFPLGGFTPLQSQTLSSVAARLEASPLCVALAWLLQRAPNILLIPGTSSVAHLRENLSASELKIPAQMLAELDGLVH
- a CDS encoding LysR family transcriptional regulator codes for the protein MATDIQDLLSFVAVVNAGGFREGARLSGKSASSLSDAVRRIESRLGVRLLNRTTRSVVPTEAGARLMERIVPALGEVESALDVVNDFRDRPSGTLRLNVPVSAARLVLPAIIAPFLKSYPDIRLEVVTEESFVDMLAAGCDAGIRYDERLEQDMIAIPIGPRLQRFATAASPAYLDARGRPEHPRDLLRHACLAGKFPSGAMPLWEYERDGETISVEPNGPLIVRIGGAMDLAVQAAIDGLGVVHLFEDWLRPYLDSGELEPVLEPWWQRFTGPFLYYPGRRYLPSPLRAFVDFINQNRDETNNTVHCGSELARDGGSTFNISAS
- a CDS encoding SOS response-associated peptidase family protein, producing the protein MCDGLVQHVSSKDSLAYFDQRDTSGGHFGTSLTPVELCVATPPKTQPRHGMIEPNMQVSAIRRRGGRLECIKVRWGWSPIWSVGTMPPLTHLPLHLVMRSKVFDQIKREGRVLVAVDGWYESPEPTAPHPAQRPAYVTSRQSTPIFIAALAQACENPLGCDGLALVTYGDIASQQQRLLAFNAEDALEWLAPDLGWEQAQQLIERMNATPPHLESGVTVQRPAQGGL
- a CDS encoding NmrA family NAD(P)-binding protein — translated: MYVIMGATGHVGSATARALLAPGHAVIVMTRNASHATEWHARGAQIVEAHAENVESLRAAFQLGRRAFILNPSAAPSTDTDVVERGTVANILSALDGSGLEKIVVQSTAGAQPGERIGDLSVLWELEEGLRNQPIPAAINRGAYYMSNWDSLLDTVRDTGKLPTLFPADLAFPMVAPRDLGEVAAARMLSSIDDVGVRHVQGPRLYSPNDVAQAFSKALGRPVEVQVIPRDQWESAFQRLGFSLAAAQSYARMSAVSLDSGFDVGDDAALHGITTLEVYIEALVQRSGLGALG
- a CDS encoding RidA family protein produces the protein MSNPDITFTPDPDTDSISSDVAGFGGLLVSTQIPTRADGSLELGDITAQSECTLQALKIALERAGSSMDRVLHLTIYLTDMADRAAFNEVYKRFFAKPWPVRAAVGVAALAVEGMRVEVTAMAAKG
- a CDS encoding DUF6124 family protein codes for the protein MFKVTPNPPDTDPADAKAFDEAADRALDYYLKPKPSKPTPDPSQLFTVINGVGTEALLANLSETLASANAMINDLAFDLDGSRRHVALGILQLIEMGAMLANRALDNVEAR
- a CDS encoding L-lactate permease, whose product is MVWQQVYDPFGNAVLSTFLAAVPVVVMLASLAFFHVKAHLAALYALASALLIAIFAFGMPANMAGSAALYGAANGLLPIGWIVLNIIFLHRLTTENGSFKVLQDSLARITDDRRLQLLLIAFCFGAFFEGAAGFGTPVAVTGAILIGLGFSPLAASGLALIANTAPVAFGALGTPIITLAKVTGLDEMELSMMVGRQLPFFSVIVPFWLIWAFAGWRKMLEIWPAILVAGVSFAIPQFLVSNFHGPMLVDVIAALISMACLAGFLKVWKPATVHTSAALTGRHDDSKIDASEQQTPVASAAFSNDARPAVLRAWMPWIILTVFVFAWGTQGFKNIFDTRPAIDPQTQSVKLDPQGKPMREANPIFSPLLTFGTIHQQIEKVPPVVPQPKTEEAVYKFNWFTATGSGIFLAAIVGGLLMGYSIPQLARQYLRTLWVVRYSLITIVAMLALGFLTRYSGLDATMGLAFAATGIFYPMFGTLLGWLGVALTGSDTASNVLFGGLQRVTAEQLGISPVLMAAANSSGGVMGKMVDAQSIVVASTATRWYGHEGEILRYVFFHSVVLAILVGGLVTLQAYVAPFSHMVVGGR
- a CDS encoding polysaccharide lyase family 7 protein; this encodes MIDVTVWSVTLPVQTPAQVVATKAMPSLKNKYFDNNGQRIVFWAPVTGSHTGNSKFPRSELRETSKDGKHRNWRYNSGTNTLKGELSVNQVPSEGRVVVAQIHAKNAPTPLLKLVYRYEKGTGNIDVEYRVKPNDKKSPVIYTVPKVPLNKSFSYTLQMDKQGQLTMLIGSSGKQVKLDKSWYGYDFYFKAGVYTLDNKGYSNEGGKVTYTKLSASHK
- a CDS encoding nucleoside permease, with protein sequence MTTINARLSVMMFLQFFIWGGWFVTLGTFLSSTLQASGGQVGMAFATQSWGAIIAPFVIGLIADRYFNAERILAVLHLVGAVLLYQLYSAVDFGAFYPFVLAYMVIYMPTLALVNSVAFRQMRDPALEFSRIRVWGTLGWIAAGVVISFVFAWDSREAITSGGLRNTFLMAAIASLVLGLYSFTLPATAPLKEQASASGIKQSLGLDALGLLKDRSYLVFFIASILICIPLAFYYQNANPFLAETGMTNPTAKMAIGQVSEVLFMLLLPLFIQRFGIKLALLVGMLAWALRYVLFAYGDNGELAFMLFIGIALHGICYDFFFVSGQVYTDAKAPKHLRSSAQGLITLATYGVGMLIGFWVAGQVTDHFVVEGGHDWKSIWLFPAGFALVVFVGFLLTFSGRQAAVAPSKA
- a CDS encoding sugar phosphate isomerase/epimerase family protein; translation: MSDEAPFDSLANIARWAASQGYKAIQVPTLGTRYIDLARAAESQAYCDELKATCTAAGVEISELSTHLQGQLVAVHPAFDALFDDFAPAHLRGQPQARTEWAIEQLKLAARASQRLGLKAHATFSGALLWPYIYPWPQRPSGLVEQGFAELARRWRPILDCFDAAGVDLCYEIHPGEDLHDGASFERFLEAVDHHPRAAILYDPSHLLLQQMDYLGFIDRYHARIRMFHVKDAEFRPDARSGVYGGYQGWVDRPGRFRSLGDGQIDFKAIFSKLTQYGFDGWAVLEWECCLKDSQQGAAEGAAFIQRHMINKTAKAFDDFAGVTADEASNRRLLGLPPMR